One window of the Peptacetobacter hiranonis genome contains the following:
- a CDS encoding AAA family ATPase: MLLEYRCSNYKSIKDEVLFSMSASSDTEHSDKLIDFKKLKINKATAIYGANGSGKSSLLESCLFLTSLVSNKPSQPGDKILVIPHALSAIDEPTEFLIHFERKGIRYVYGISVTEDRVEKEFLYHFKVGRKAKIFDRAGEEYTFGTKYKSDLNKALSFQKENRVFLNTAANFTNNEDITNAFLFFKEDLVVNSPSFMNNWREYSFNMINKNPEFKKKVVTAFNNLGIDIKDIKTESFNIPLHDELVENIPADIKEIIKSSMGEEKTLSLKKVLFDYGIFSVDIDRESTGIKRLFEVLCPLIDIIENDRVLLWDEIEMGLHSSILDTLIKIFLNEKDSKAQLIFTTHDISLLNLDNLRRDQIWFTELDKEERKTDLYSLFDFKNIRKTDNISKNYIEGRYGAIPFIKTNLQSIQEEV; the protein is encoded by the coding sequence ATGCTTTTAGAATATAGATGTTCAAACTATAAATCTATAAAAGACGAAGTACTATTTTCAATGTCAGCATCATCAGATACAGAGCATTCAGACAAGTTAATAGATTTTAAAAAGTTAAAAATCAATAAAGCTACAGCAATATATGGAGCTAATGGTTCTGGAAAAAGTTCATTACTAGAATCATGTTTATTTTTAACTTCATTAGTTAGTAATAAGCCTAGTCAGCCAGGTGATAAGATATTAGTAATTCCTCATGCACTTTCTGCTATAGATGAGCCAACTGAATTTTTAATACATTTTGAAAGAAAAGGTATAAGATACGTCTATGGAATATCTGTTACAGAAGATAGAGTAGAGAAGGAGTTTTTATATCATTTCAAAGTTGGAAGAAAAGCTAAAATATTTGATAGAGCTGGAGAAGAATATACCTTTGGAACTAAGTATAAATCTGATTTAAATAAAGCACTTTCTTTTCAAAAGGAAAATAGAGTATTTTTAAATACTGCAGCTAACTTCACTAATAATGAAGATATAACTAATGCATTTTTATTTTTTAAAGAGGATTTAGTAGTTAATTCACCTTCTTTTATGAATAATTGGAGAGAGTATTCATTTAATATGATAAATAAAAATCCTGAATTTAAGAAAAAAGTTGTCACAGCTTTTAATAATTTAGGAATAGATATAAAAGATATAAAAACAGAATCATTCAATATACCTTTACACGATGAGTTGGTAGAAAATATTCCAGCAGATATTAAAGAAATAATTAAAAGCTCTATGGGAGAAGAAAAAACTCTATCTCTTAAAAAAGTTTTATTTGATTATGGAATATTTAGTGTAGATATAGATAGAGAGTCTACAGGTATAAAAAGATTGTTTGAAGTTTTGTGTCCGCTTATAGATATAATAGAAAATGATAGAGTTTTATTGTGGGATGAAATTGAAATGGGATTACACAGTAGTATTTTAGATACGCTTATAAAGATTTTCTTAAATGAAAAAGATTCAAAAGCCCAGTTAATATTTACTACTCACGATATAAGTCTATTAAATTTAGATAATTTAAGAAGAGATCAAATCTGGTTTACTGAGCTTGATAAGGAAGAGAGAAAGACTGATTTATACTCTTTATTTGATTTTAAGAATATTAGAAAAACAGATAATATCAGCAAAAACTATATAGAAGGAAGATACGGAGCAATTCCATTTATCAAAACTAATCTTCAATCTATTCAAGAGGAGGTTTAG
- a CDS encoding HEPN domain-containing protein, with product MNNNLDFTRRDSMVKDRVQKIPKAVSFSHEEIKSHFKENIKHIEDSLKILENNSLNVEDAANILRSQIMFLDSALDFYMHEITKYGMKKMFDGQWERNDKYLDFKISLDALHTISELNEKEFFNDIINKSISAETFMEFNSIKKQINMIGLDINVIARAAFYKKGDSTSPMNKMKEFLNTLYYRRNRIAHQSDRDPLTSVRSDIDVDFVKSNIDVVVKIVSAIDDEIEKKNN from the coding sequence ATGAATAATAATCTAGACTTTACAAGAAGAGATAGTATGGTAAAAGATAGGGTACAGAAGATACCAAAAGCTGTGTCTTTTAGCCACGAAGAGATTAAATCTCACTTCAAAGAGAATATAAAGCATATAGAAGATTCTTTAAAAATTTTAGAAAATAATAGTTTAAATGTTGAAGATGCAGCAAATATCCTAAGATCTCAGATAATGTTTTTAGATAGTGCATTAGATTTTTACATGCATGAGATAACTAAATACGGTATGAAGAAAATGTTTGATGGTCAATGGGAGAGAAATGATAAGTATCTTGATTTTAAGATTAGTTTAGATGCATTGCATACTATAAGTGAGCTTAATGAGAAGGAATTTTTTAATGATATTATTAATAAGTCTATATCAGCAGAAACTTTTATGGAGTTTAATAGTATTAAAAAGCAGATTAATATGATTGGATTGGATATTAATGTTATTGCCAGAGCAGCATTTTATAAGAAGGGCGATAGTACAAGTCCGATGAATAAGATGAAGGAATTTTTAAATACGCTTTATTATAGAAGAAATAGGATTGCCCATCAGTCGGATAGAGATCCTTTGACTAGTGTTAGAAGTGATATTGATGTAGATTTTGTGAAGAGTAATATTGATGTAGTGGTTAAGATAGTTTCTGCTATAGATGATGAGATAGAGAAGAAGAATAATTAG
- a CDS encoding cell wall-binding repeat-containing protein produces MNKKKLSVVMAGAMLATSVAPVLAAEVTKDETTHGKIGLFINDLEELMNTKKYHETDVEAGKSVYRFQVLDADGKEVKKVGSETATEYVTDKTANTKINVFSNVEVLKNLDDSKVYTIKVYELGSVEGKGGLFSTKKGESKDVNYDKATFAALVKDVKLFSANSDYNDITNTNLKAAVQKGWIVNLEVNKDETKVIITLGSKDDNGEFNKVECAIGTPKLVFKTPVDKDGNDISALDDSVIQGKIAGFKAEENKTDIDKNVSIAGEKSVLLHEVKLLNSDVNYTVKVDDLYDGFMLTDQGHELMNAIKAFENDGNSKTTQSVGSVTPGKGTERYFEVKLKDANGTKTIIKVVGDSLHEPRIKTLKTWLAKRVASVEKLAGDNRYATAVEIAETYIAGQYNKNKANELVLINGKALVDGLAAAPYSKAKEAPILLTATDKLPKETKDFMRKLIAKHEVGELKDITVTIIGGEAVVSQNVANELKEIGFKVKRISGDNREETSLAVADKLGITDKAYVVGAEGEADAMSIAAHAASKKSAIVVAKSTKGLSTVGINEVSDFNKVEIVGGEGVVPKSTEDELVELMDKENVTRINGKNRFETNALVIKKYHKNFGNVLIAKDGQRNKEELVDALTASLFASERGGVAAPIVLATDKITDEQLNQLVINSNKRLTDRTVYQIGEGVAEKVMQTVVTKLGLNK; encoded by the coding sequence ATGAATAAGAAAAAATTATCAGTGGTAATGGCAGGAGCAATGCTAGCTACAAGTGTAGCACCAGTATTAGCTGCTGAGGTAACAAAAGATGAAACAACACATGGTAAAATAGGTCTATTTATAAATGACTTAGAAGAGTTAATGAACACAAAAAAATATCATGAAACAGATGTAGAAGCAGGAAAATCAGTATATAGATTCCAGGTATTAGATGCTGATGGAAAAGAAGTAAAAAAAGTTGGTAGTGAAACAGCTACTGAATATGTAACAGATAAAACTGCAAATACAAAAATAAACGTATTCTCTAACGTTGAAGTTTTAAAAAATTTAGATGATTCTAAAGTTTACACTATAAAAGTATATGAATTAGGTAGCGTTGAAGGTAAAGGTGGTTTATTCTCTACTAAAAAAGGAGAATCAAAAGATGTTAACTACGACAAAGCTACTTTTGCTGCATTAGTTAAAGATGTAAAACTATTTAGTGCTAACTCAGATTATAATGATATAACAAATACAAACTTAAAAGCTGCTGTACAGAAAGGTTGGATAGTTAACTTAGAAGTTAATAAAGATGAAACAAAAGTTATAATAACTCTTGGATCAAAAGATGACAATGGAGAATTCAATAAAGTAGAGTGTGCTATAGGAACACCAAAATTAGTTTTTAAAACTCCTGTAGATAAAGATGGAAACGATATATCAGCTTTAGATGATAGTGTTATACAGGGTAAAATAGCTGGTTTCAAAGCGGAAGAAAATAAAACTGATATAGATAAAAATGTATCAATAGCAGGTGAAAAATCTGTATTATTACATGAAGTAAAACTTTTAAATAGTGATGTAAATTATACAGTAAAAGTAGATGATTTATATGATGGATTCATGTTAACAGATCAGGGACATGAATTAATGAATGCTATAAAAGCATTTGAAAATGATGGAAATTCTAAAACTACTCAGAGTGTTGGTTCTGTAACTCCTGGTAAAGGTACAGAACGTTACTTTGAAGTTAAATTAAAAGATGCTAATGGAACTAAAACTATAATTAAAGTTGTTGGAGATTCTTTACATGAACCAAGAATAAAAACACTAAAAACTTGGTTAGCTAAAAGAGTTGCTTCAGTTGAAAAATTAGCAGGAGATAATAGATATGCAACAGCAGTAGAAATAGCAGAAACATATATAGCTGGTCAGTATAATAAAAATAAAGCTAATGAATTAGTATTAATAAATGGAAAAGCATTAGTAGATGGATTAGCAGCAGCTCCATACTCTAAAGCAAAAGAAGCTCCAATATTATTAACAGCAACAGATAAATTACCAAAAGAAACAAAAGATTTCATGAGAAAATTAATAGCTAAACATGAAGTTGGTGAATTAAAAGATATAACAGTAACAATAATAGGTGGAGAAGCTGTAGTATCTCAGAATGTAGCAAATGAATTAAAAGAAATAGGATTCAAAGTTAAGAGAATATCTGGAGATAACAGAGAAGAAACTTCATTAGCAGTAGCAGACAAATTAGGAATAACTGACAAAGCCTATGTAGTAGGAGCAGAAGGTGAAGCCGATGCTATGTCAATAGCTGCACATGCTGCATCTAAAAAATCAGCAATAGTAGTTGCAAAATCAACAAAAGGATTATCTACAGTAGGTATAAATGAAGTATCTGACTTTAATAAAGTTGAAATAGTAGGTGGAGAAGGTGTTGTTCCTAAATCAACTGAAGATGAATTAGTTGAATTAATGGATAAGGAAAATGTAACAAGAATAAATGGTAAAAATAGATTTGAAACAAATGCACTAGTAATCAAAAAATATCATAAAAACTTTGGAAATGTCTTAATAGCAAAAGATGGACAGAGAAATAAAGAAGAATTAGTAGATGCTTTAACTGCTTCATTATTTGCTTCTGAAAGAGGTGGCGTAGCTGCTCCAATAGTATTAGCAACAGATAAAATAACTGATGAACAGTTAAACCAGTTAGTAATAAATTCTAACAAGAGATTAACAGATAGAACTGTATATCAGATAGGTGAAGGTGTTGCTGAAAAAGTAATGCAGACAGTAGTAACTAAATTAGGATTAAACAAATAA
- a CDS encoding RNA-binding domain-containing protein, translating into MDIFELMDIGENSEIEFKKAKNSVPKDLWETYSAMANTNGGTIVLGVEERFDTDEKFDISGVESVEKMLKDFWSTINGNKVNKNILMEENVEVININHKKVIKIEIPRASYIDKPIYLNNNPYNGTYKRNYEGDYKCSQDEVNAMFRDASEKGFDSSILEYYDMDDLDMPTVNRYRNRFSVINLNHAWHNLSDEEFLIQLGAMDKDRKTKKVWLTVAGLLMFGKSTSIRSYFPYFNLDYLKMVNVDEDLRYNERFTIDGRWESNLFNFFTVVINKLSEDIPIPFKLNGITRIDDTSVHRAIREAFVNAIVHGDYSVQGTLRIKKFKDRFEFYNPGCLKIPVADIYKGGTSKCRNPFIQKMFRMIGFGENIGSGFFKILKAWKEQQWAIPILEENFATNEVVLKLNMISLVPEVYMGKLKEIYGSSLDLLNADEIKILVTAITEDEVTNARMQCVTNLHPNDITEMLRSMVNRGFLIEEGFGRGKKYMINEEFCCEESNSGLDVIGDESKGNNVEKKVVSLDDLNLNNVRLSRVEEDILKIIINDGFTSTRINSEKLEIPKHISIRACNDLIEKGLIKREGCNRATKYVLVNNNL; encoded by the coding sequence ATGGATATATTTGAACTTATGGACATAGGTGAAAATAGTGAGATAGAATTCAAAAAAGCGAAGAATAGTGTTCCAAAAGACTTGTGGGAAACATATTCTGCAATGGCTAACACAAACGGGGGAACGATTGTGTTAGGTGTAGAGGAAAGATTTGACACAGATGAAAAGTTTGATATATCTGGAGTTGAATCTGTTGAAAAAATGTTAAAAGATTTTTGGAGTACTATAAATGGTAATAAAGTAAATAAAAATATATTAATGGAAGAAAATGTTGAAGTAATAAATATAAATCATAAAAAAGTTATAAAGATTGAAATTCCAAGAGCTAGTTATATAGATAAGCCGATATATTTGAATAATAATCCATATAATGGAACTTATAAACGAAATTATGAAGGTGATTATAAGTGCTCACAGGATGAAGTTAATGCAATGTTTAGAGATGCATCAGAAAAAGGATTCGATTCTTCAATTTTGGAGTACTATGATATGGACGATCTTGATATGCCAACTGTGAATCGGTATAGAAATAGATTCTCTGTTATAAATCTTAATCATGCATGGCATAATTTGTCTGATGAGGAGTTTCTTATTCAATTAGGTGCTATGGACAAGGATAGAAAGACTAAAAAAGTTTGGCTAACGGTTGCAGGTCTTTTAATGTTTGGAAAAAGTACAAGTATCAGAAGTTATTTCCCATATTTTAATCTAGATTATCTAAAAATGGTAAATGTGGATGAGGATTTGAGATACAATGAAAGATTTACAATAGATGGAAGATGGGAGAGCAATCTGTTTAATTTCTTTACTGTAGTTATAAATAAGTTGTCCGAGGATATTCCAATTCCATTTAAGTTGAATGGAATAACAAGAATTGATGACACTTCTGTTCATCGGGCAATTCGTGAAGCCTTTGTAAATGCTATTGTTCATGGAGATTATTCTGTACAGGGAACTTTAAGAATTAAAAAGTTTAAAGATAGGTTTGAATTTTATAATCCTGGTTGCTTGAAGATTCCTGTTGCTGATATTTACAAGGGTGGAACTAGTAAATGTAGAAATCCATTTATTCAAAAGATGTTTAGAATGATAGGATTTGGTGAAAATATAGGTTCAGGATTTTTCAAGATATTAAAAGCCTGGAAAGAGCAGCAGTGGGCAATTCCTATACTAGAAGAAAATTTTGCTACAAATGAAGTTGTGCTAAAACTGAACATGATTTCTTTGGTCCCAGAGGTATATATGGGAAAATTGAAAGAGATATATGGAAGTAGTTTGGATTTATTGAATGCAGATGAGATAAAAATTCTTGTGACAGCGATAACTGAGGATGAGGTAACTAATGCAAGGATGCAATGTGTTACAAATTTACATCCTAATGATATTACAGAGATGCTTAGAAGTATGGTAAATAGAGGATTCTTGATAGAAGAAGGCTTTGGCAGGGGTAAGAAGTATATGATTAATGAGGAATTCTGCTGTGAAGAGAGTAATTCTGGCTTGGATGTTATAGGAGATGAATCTAAAGGAAATAATGTAGAGAAAAAAGTTGTTTCTTTAGATGATTTAAACTTAAATAATGTAAGACTTAGTCGAGTGGAAGAGGATATTTTAAAGATTATAATCAATGACGGATTTACAAGTACTAGAATAAATTCGGAAAAATTAGAAATACCTAAGCATATAAGTATAAGAGCTTGTAACGATCTTATCGAAAAAGGATTAATAAAAAGAGAAGGATGTAATAGAGCTACAAAATATGTTTTAGTAAATAATAATCTTTAA
- a CDS encoding DUF4869 domain-containing protein, with protein MLKILFSRSYRDDIEKYNVVENPPLAFDIRHTDDCITDPLSVEMIKAIDKSDVIGPNLIQSPVLGPIPPQTLSGGVKTLIMINKHPDMIFNATHCGDNCSPYLLKIAKDKDITINLRYLMHFDLDGDDEIFIVNDGSIVKTNKEFTYKGYKFLEG; from the coding sequence ATGTTAAAAATACTATTTAGCAGAAGCTACAGAGATGACATAGAAAAATACAACGTGGTAGAAAATCCTCCACTTGCCTTTGACATACGGCACACAGACGACTGCATAACAGATCCACTCAGCGTAGAAATGATAAAAGCAATCGACAAATCAGATGTCATAGGTCCAAACCTAATCCAAAGCCCAGTACTTGGACCAATCCCACCACAAACACTATCTGGTGGTGTAAAAACTCTGATTATGATAAACAAACATCCAGATATGATATTCAATGCGACTCATTGTGGAGATAACTGCTCTCCATACTTACTAAAAATAGCAAAAGATAAAGATATTACCATCAATCTCAGATATCTAATGCACTTTGACTTAGATGGAGATGATGAAATATTTATCGTCAACGATGGCTCAATAGTTAAAACAAACAAAGAATTCACTTACAAGGGATATAAATTTTTGGAGGGATAA
- a CDS encoding cell wall-binding repeat-containing protein — protein MNKKRLSVVMAGAMLATSVAPVLAAEVTNNETTHGKLGLFINDLEALMETKKYHKTDAEAGKSVYRFSILDKDGKDVTISGATSKDYTLKDGKTVINVYDDANVLKKLNETDKIDNNYTVKVYELGSIEKNGEYFSTEKEVGSNIKYKADDFAKLVADAKAYTEASSDKDQAIKNYAGLSKAVKEGWVTNLEVKDNDSKVVVTLGSKTGDEFNKIECAVGTDKLTFARPVDAKGNVIADANESNYYTKFNTTKEYVQGNIAGFEVAKEADSQTPVSIAGKNAVLLHEVKVLNGDVNYTVKVDDLYDGFMLTEKGHELLNAIRTFENDKNSKTTQNVDTNITSGTGTERYFNVTLVDANGTKHVVKVLGDSLHVDRITTLKNWLKAGKADVELLAGDNRYSTAVEIAKTYLAGASQYSWDENSELVLVNGEALVDGLAAAPYAKKQGAPILLTAENSLPKETKTYMKELIAKKQVGDLNNKAITVTIVGGEAVVSQSVVNELKEIGFKVKRISGDNREETSLAVADKIGTTAKAYVVGAFGEADAMSIAAEASRDKDASTAGFQTTPIIVAKSANGLSTVGLNEVSEFTEVEIVGGEGVLPKENEDAIKELIDDETKVTRINGKNRQETNALVIKKYHKGFNDALIAKDGTRNKSELIDALPAAIFASSNSATNPSAPIVLATDSISKEQLNQLVLNADKTSAKTVYQIGNGVARSVMETVVTKLGLNK, from the coding sequence ATGAATAAGAAAAGATTATCAGTAGTAATGGCAGGAGCTATGTTAGCAACAAGTGTAGCGCCAGTATTAGCAGCAGAAGTTACAAACAACGAAACAACACATGGAAAACTTGGACTTTTCATAAATGACTTAGAAGCATTAATGGAAACAAAAAAATACCATAAAACAGATGCAGAAGCAGGAAAATCAGTATATAGATTCTCTATATTAGACAAAGACGGAAAAGATGTTACAATATCTGGTGCAACATCAAAAGATTATACTTTAAAAGATGGAAAAACTGTTATAAATGTATACGATGATGCAAATGTTCTAAAAAAATTAAATGAAACAGATAAAATAGACAATAACTATACTGTAAAAGTTTATGAATTAGGAAGTATAGAAAAAAATGGAGAATACTTCTCTACAGAAAAAGAAGTTGGTTCAAATATAAAATATAAAGCTGATGACTTTGCTAAATTAGTAGCAGATGCTAAAGCTTATACAGAAGCATCTTCTGACAAAGACCAGGCTATAAAAAATTATGCAGGTTTATCTAAAGCTGTAAAAGAAGGTTGGGTAACTAACTTAGAAGTAAAAGATAATGATTCTAAAGTTGTTGTAACTCTTGGATCTAAGACTGGAGATGAATTCAACAAAATAGAATGTGCAGTAGGAACAGACAAATTAACATTTGCAAGACCTGTAGATGCAAAAGGTAATGTAATTGCAGATGCGAATGAATCAAATTACTATACAAAATTCAATACAACTAAAGAATATGTACAGGGTAATATAGCTGGATTTGAAGTAGCTAAAGAAGCAGATTCACAGACTCCTGTATCAATAGCTGGTAAAAATGCTGTATTATTACACGAAGTAAAAGTATTAAATGGAGATGTAAATTATACTGTAAAAGTAGATGACTTATATGATGGATTCATGTTAACAGAAAAAGGACATGAATTATTAAATGCTATAAGAACATTTGAAAACGACAAAAATTCTAAAACTACTCAGAATGTTGACACTAATATAACTTCTGGTACAGGTACAGAACGTTATTTCAATGTTACATTAGTAGATGCTAATGGAACAAAACATGTAGTTAAAGTTTTAGGAGACTCTTTACATGTAGATAGAATAACTACTCTAAAAAATTGGTTAAAAGCTGGAAAAGCTGATGTTGAATTATTAGCAGGAGATAACAGATATTCAACAGCTGTAGAAATAGCTAAAACATATTTAGCTGGAGCTAGCCAGTATTCTTGGGATGAAAACTCTGAATTAGTATTAGTTAATGGTGAAGCATTAGTAGATGGATTAGCAGCAGCACCATACGCTAAAAAACAGGGTGCTCCTATATTATTAACAGCTGAAAATTCTTTACCTAAAGAAACAAAAACTTACATGAAAGAATTAATAGCTAAAAAACAGGTTGGAGATTTAAATAACAAAGCTATAACTGTAACGATAGTAGGTGGTGAAGCTGTTGTATCTCAGTCAGTAGTAAATGAATTAAAAGAAATAGGATTCAAAGTTAAGAGAATATCTGGAGATAACAGAGAAGAAACTTCATTAGCAGTAGCAGATAAAATAGGAACAACTGCAAAAGCATACGTAGTAGGTGCATTTGGTGAAGCAGATGCTATGTCTATAGCAGCAGAAGCTTCTAGAGATAAAGATGCTTCAACAGCAGGATTCCAGACTACTCCAATAATAGTAGCAAAATCAGCAAATGGTTTATCAACAGTAGGATTAAATGAAGTATCTGAATTTACTGAAGTTGAAATAGTAGGTGGAGAAGGTGTTCTTCCAAAAGAAAATGAAGATGCAATAAAAGAATTAATAGATGATGAAACAAAAGTAACAAGAATAAATGGTAAAAATAGACAGGAAACAAATGCATTAGTAATTAAAAAATACCACAAAGGATTTAATGATGCATTAATAGCAAAAGATGGAACTAGAAACAAATCAGAATTAATAGATGCATTACCAGCAGCAATATTTGCATCATCAAATTCAGCAACAAATCCATCAGCTCCAATAGTATTAGCTACTGATAGCATATCTAAAGAACAGTTAAATCAGCTAGTATTAAATGCAGATAAAACTTCTGCTAAAACTGTATACCAGATAGGTAATGGTGTTGCTAGATCTGTAATGGAAACAGTAGTAACTAAATTAGGATTAAATAAATAA
- a CDS encoding RNA-binding domain-containing protein, translating to MDIDKFFENGERECKEAADNLPRDLWETYSAFANTRGGTIYLGIKEKNGKFLVSGVNNADKVIKEFWDNLNNNKKASMNILSDNDVSVEKIDGKDVIKIFVPRADRRQKPIFIGDNPYNDNKHSGTFRRNHSGDYKCNKQEVDRMIADSSDISQDSVILEGFGIEDLNVKSVRSYKNRLESKNPNHPWLDLDMKQFLYKIGAYGKNRATGEEGITYAGLLMFGEDREITDEFPKYFLDYREKSMDSNIRWENRVTSNSGLWSGNIYDFYFMIVNELTMNLKVPFKIVNGIRQDSTLLHEAIREALANTLIHADYRVERGIVVEKGDNYFKFSNPGTLRVSLEEAVDGGISDPRNENIFKMFNLLGIGERAGSGIGKIAKIWNDENWIKPQLKESFSPDRVELVLSMVSADEKVGNENADDDVTKLDKKSLIDEILSEFSREEIDIILITMLEDTVNNSYLQQVLGKDSKYISKILKKIVAKGGLEVSGTGRGTEYSLSNDVRDRIGLENVEIGGFKRENLSKDESLVMDFVSKNGYVTTKLAIEILDMNKSKARKVFDLLVGMGKLEKIGSGPKTRYILK from the coding sequence ATGGATATAGATAAATTTTTTGAAAATGGAGAGAGAGAATGTAAAGAAGCAGCAGATAATTTACCTAGAGATTTGTGGGAGACATATTCAGCATTTGCAAATACTCGTGGTGGAACTATTTATCTTGGGATAAAAGAGAAAAATGGTAAGTTTTTAGTTTCTGGTGTAAACAATGCAGATAAAGTGATTAAGGAATTCTGGGATAATTTGAATAATAATAAAAAAGCTAGTATGAATATTCTTTCTGATAATGATGTAAGCGTTGAAAAGATAGATGGAAAAGATGTTATAAAGATATTTGTTCCTAGAGCAGACAGAAGACAAAAACCAATATTTATAGGTGATAATCCATACAATGACAATAAGCATTCTGGAACTTTTAGACGAAATCATAGTGGAGATTATAAGTGTAATAAGCAAGAAGTTGATAGAATGATTGCTGATTCTAGTGATATTTCTCAAGATAGTGTTATTTTAGAAGGTTTTGGTATTGAGGATTTGAATGTTAAGAGTGTAAGAAGTTATAAAAATAGATTGGAAAGCAAGAATCCCAACCATCCATGGCTGGATTTAGATATGAAGCAGTTTTTATATAAGATAGGTGCTTATGGGAAGAATAGAGCTACAGGCGAGGAAGGAATTACTTATGCAGGACTTTTAATGTTTGGGGAAGATAGAGAAATTACAGATGAGTTTCCTAAGTATTTTTTAGATTATAGAGAAAAGTCAATGGACTCAAATATAAGATGGGAGAACAGGGTTACATCTAATAGTGGACTTTGGAGTGGCAATATTTATGATTTCTATTTTATGATTGTAAATGAGTTGACTATGAATTTAAAGGTTCCATTTAAGATTGTAAACGGCATTCGTCAAGATAGTACTCTTTTACACGAAGCGATTAGAGAAGCTCTTGCAAATACTTTAATTCATGCAGATTATAGAGTTGAGCGAGGAATAGTTGTTGAAAAGGGAGATAATTATTTTAAGTTTTCAAATCCAGGTACATTGAGAGTATCTTTAGAGGAAGCTGTAGATGGTGGTATCAGTGATCCAAGAAATGAGAATATTTTTAAAATGTTTAATTTATTAGGGATAGGAGAGAGAGCTGGCTCTGGTATTGGAAAGATTGCTAAGATTTGGAATGACGAAAATTGGATAAAACCACAGTTAAAGGAAAGTTTTTCACCAGATAGAGTAGAGCTTGTATTAAGTATGGTTTCAGCAGATGAGAAAGTTGGCAATGAGAATGCTGATGATGATGTTACGAAATTAGATAAGAAATCTTTGATTGATGAGATTTTGAGTGAGTTTTCAAGAGAAGAGATAGATATTATATTAATCACAATGCTTGAAGATACTGTTAATAATTCATATTTGCAGCAGGTACTAGGAAAAGATTCAAAATATATTTCTAAGATTTTGAAAAAGATTGTAGCTAAAGGTGGTTTAGAGGTATCTGGTACTGGAAGAGGTACAGAGTATAGTCTTTCTAATGATGTTAGAGATAGGATTGGTCTAGAAAATGTTGAGATAGGTGGTTTTAAGAGAGAGAATTTGAGTAAGGATGAGTCTTTGGTGATGGATTTTGTTAGTAAGAATGGTTACGTTACTACAAAGTTGGCTATTGAAATACTTGATATGAATAAGTCAAAGGCAAGAAAGGTTTTTGATTTGTTGGTTGGTATGGGTAAGTTGGAAAAGATAGGTTCTGGACCAAAGACTAGGTATATTTTAAAGTAG